The stretch of DNA CAGGGGGCGGCCAACTCTTGGAGGATGGGCAAGGCGGCCATGGTGGGGAGGTGGGGGGCGGCCAACTCCTGGAGGACGGGTGAGGCAGCCATGGTGGGGAGGCGGGGGGCAGCCAACCCCTGGAGGACGGGCGAGGCGGCCATGGTGGGGAGGCAGGGGGCGGCCAACCTGCTGACGACGGGCAAAGCGGCCATGGTGGGGAGGCCGGCTGTGCGGCGGTCTCAGCCTTGCGTGGTAAAGGCGCAACACCGGAGCAAGGCCAAGTATCACCGAGGGATGCAGCTACATCGGCTTGTCTAGATGGGTGAGGCATCTCTTCTTTAAATTTAACAGAGTACTTAGAGATGGCTTTGAAGATTACTTAGAGATGGATCCCAAATGCAACATATTTGCAGCACCTCTCTTCTAGATTTGTCGAAATGCAACATATTACTTAGGAGTTTCATATAGAGATGATAATTTGCTGCAAAATCTGAACCTAGAGATGGATCCCAAATGCAACTCATGATTAAGATTATTTGGTTTTTACAGGATGGATCAAAATTCGACTTATGTGCTGAAAATCAATTTGCTTGGCAACCCAAAAAAGGCTAGAAAGGATATCAAATGCTTCTGTTTTGATAAGGTTATTGTTTCCGACTTAACAAATTATAAGGACTTGGTTGAATCAATCGTAGAGCAGTACTCGCCTCGTTATTTGGAAGTTGCACATGTTCAGTATTATGATGATGTTCTTAAAATCTACCATGAAGTAACATCTGACCAATAATTGGTGTCGATGTTTGAGAAACACTCTAAGACAAAGGTTGTGCACATGTTTGTTGCATATTATGATCCATCGGAACCATATGAGCCTATAACGGAGTGGCATAGTGATGCGCATAGCCAACCTAACAACAtagaacaagatgatgatgatgattatctTCGCAACCCAGTACCTGAGAATGGGCATGTTGGTGTTGATGAGGAAAATATTTATTTAGAGGATGAACCTGTACCTCTTATCATGGTTCCTTGTTCCAACAAAGAACAGGACAAAGACTATGTTCCTGATCATGAGAGCGAGGTTGAGAGCGAGGTTGAGACCGAGGATGAGAGCATGTCAGAGGTTGAAGTAGAGGAATATGAGGAATATCACGAGGCAGATCATGCACCACACATTGAATATAATAAATTAGATCCTCCAATGAACGAAGGAAGAAAATATCCCAATATTGCAGAGTTTAAATTGGCGCTTTCTCAGCATGCAATCAAACATGAATTTGAGTTTGACACCGAAAAGAGTGCACCACATAGGTTCAGAGCTTATTGTTCAAGAAGGGATGAAGATAAGTGTCCATGGAGGATATATGCTTCTACAATGGAAGATGAGTGCACAGTAATGGTAATTTTCTAACTTTACTCATGTGTGCTTAGTTTGTGGTCATGGTCTTTACTCTAGTACTAATTTTCTATGTTCATCTTTTGTAGGTGAGAAAGAACCCTTGTGGTCATGATTGCTCTAGtacaaaaagaaaaaagaagttGAAGAATGCAAACAAGCGGTGGATATGTGAGCACGTGAAGGACTGGCTAATTGAGGATGCAACTCTAGGACCAAAGGCATTGCGAAAGAAGCTTAAAGAGCATCATGGAATTGATATCAACTCTAAGAGAGTCTATATGGGTAAGCTGCTAGCCTTGAAGGAACTATATGGTGATTGGGATACAAGCTTTATAATCTTTATAGTTTCAAGTCGCAAATTGAAAGTTGCTGCCCCGGTAGCATAGTGATCATTGATCATCACACAATAAAAGATAAAATCAGATTTAAAAGAATTTTTGTTGCTTTGAAGCCTTGCATCGATGGGTTTCTTAATGGCTGCAGGCCATACTTGGCAGTAGATAGCACCTTCTTGACAGGCAGGTTCAAGGGGCAGCTGGCTAGTGCTACCGCCGTTGATGGCCATAGTTGGATGTATCCAGTTTGTATGGGTGTTTTTGATTCTGAAACTAATGAGAATTGGACCTAGTTCATGCAAATGGTTAGACAAGCCATAGGATCCCCAAGGGGTTTAACCATATGCACCGATGCTGGGCAACCAGTGATGACAGGTGTAAAAGAAGTGTTCCCAGAGGCTGAACATAGGGAATGTATGTTTCACTTGGTgtccaacttcaagaagaagttTCATGGAAAGGTGTTTGATGACCACCTTTGGGCTGCTGCTTACTCATGGAACCCAtatatatttgaaaaaaattgGGCTGCAATGGACATAGCAAAGCCAGCGGCAATTGCATATCTTAGGAGGTGGCTACACTAGGTTGTGGTCTAGGAGTGAGTTCTCAACAATTTCCAAGGTGGATTATGTTACAAACAACTTGGCTGAGTGCTTCAATAATTGGATTAAGCATCACAAGTCCTTGAACTTGGACGACTTCTTTGATAAGGTTAGGCAGATGATTATGATCATGTGGAACCGAAGGAGGAAAGTAGCAAGGAAGTTGGTTGTGTTGATTCTTCCCCACATAATTAAGAAGTTGAATGCAAAGACTAGAGAATTAAACTTGGAGGTGGTAGAAAGCTCAGAAGAAGTCGCTGAAGTGACAGCATTGGGAGGCAGCGGCTTTAGGTTTGTGGTCAACTTGCTTGACAGGACATGTTCTTGTAGACAATGGCAAGTTTCTGGCCTTCCTTGCAAGCATGGTCTAGCATTTATCACATCTCTTATCAATGCACACATACAGAATTATGTGGACTTGTATTACTCCATTGACAAATTTAGGGAAGCCTATGACCAACTAATTCCTGCCATGGTTGACAAGAACCAATGGCCTAAATCTGACCATGGATTCTTCATGTTTCCACCACTACTAAAATCCACGGCGGGTAGGCATAAAACTGAGAGGTATAAAGGCTGCAGtgagaagaaaagaaaaagcGGCCAACACTTATGCCCTATTTGTAAGGACTATGGGCATCATTGGCATAAATGCAAGAAGGGTAACCCAGATGACATTGCTGCTATTTTAGCTGTGAGGTAATAAATATAATTGTGTAACCTTGCTTCACTTGCATTTTTTTGTAAGCAGCCATACATGTTAACTACTTTTTTGTTGCTCATGTAGAGGACCACCAAAGAAGAGGGCAAAGACCACCAAAGCATCAATTGTGCCTTGCGAGGATGATGCTCCAGCAGCCTCTATGTGCTT from Triticum urartu cultivar G1812 chromosome 3, Tu2.1, whole genome shotgun sequence encodes:
- the LOC125546743 gene encoding uncharacterized protein LOC125546743, translated to MFEKHSKTKVVHMFVAYYDPSEPYEPITEWHSDAHSQPNNIEQDDDDDYLRNPVPENGHVGVDEENIYLEDEPVPLIMVPCSNKEQDKDYVPDHESEVESEVETEDESMSEVEVEEYEEYHEADHAPHIEYNKLDPPMNEGRKYPNIAEFKLALSQHAIKHEFEFDTEKSAPHRFRAYCSRRDEDKCPWRIYASTMEDECTVMVRKNPCGHDCSSTKRKKKLKNANKRWICEHVKDWLIEDATLGPKALRKKLKEHHGIDINSKRVYMGKLLALKELYGDWDTSFIIFIVSSRKLKVAAPVA